A window of Kyrpidia spormannii genomic DNA:
ATGGCGCAGCCGGAACCACACCGCCGCCGGACCCGGCTCCGTCACGCTGCCCGTCACCAGCCGCGCCTCCATCGCCGTACAGTAGAATGAGCGCTGTTCAGGCATCCCCGGTATCCGAAAGGCCGGCCCGTTTTCAGGGAACGGAAGCTGGTCATTCGGTTCACCCTCATCCGCCCGGGGCAGGATCACCCCTTCCGGGTCGATCCTGCCCGTCAGGGCGTAAGCCCGGGCCACCTCCCGGTCGCCGGCAGACAAGGAGGCCGTCCAGCGGCCAACGCTGCGTCCCGCCGCCCCCGTCACGTGGTAGGTTAGAGGACACAGCGGTACTGGACGCAGGAGTTCCACCGTGAGGCGAACCACCCGCTGGGGTTCTGCCGCCCTTTCGATGAGCTGGGCAAACAGACCTGCCGGAGCACCGCCATGTTGGGCATTGGGATCCCAGGGCCCCCGCGCCAGTTCAGTCGGGTAGACGGTGTTCTCTTTCACGATAAAAACGCTATCAGATAAGCCAATGTCAGCCAAAGACGACTCCACTCCTTTCAGGCGAGCCCCAACATCTTTCGCAGAGAGACTTTATGAACTTTCCCCGCACTGGTCACCGGCAGGTTGTCGAGAAACACGAAATCATCTGGCACCCAGAACTTAGTGAGCTTTCCGGCATCGACCAGTCCCCCGAGGTAAGCTCGCAATTCCTCGGGGAAGATCGGCGTCCGGGGCCGAATCACCGCCAGCGGCCGTTCCCCCCATCGCTCGTCCGGTTTTGCCACCACCACGGCTTCAATGACCTTTGGGTGTTCGGACAGTAAACTTTCCAACACTCCACAAGGGATCCATTCCCCGCCGCTTTTGACCGCATCTTTTTCCCGATCCACCACATATAAAGTCCGATCGTCTTCCAAAACGGCAAGATCCCCGCTGCGGAACCAGCCATCTACATAACTCTCCCGGGTTCTCTCCGGATCGTTGTAGTATCCCTGGGGCAACCAAGGGCTGCGCACCCACACCTCGCCGATGGTCTTTCCGTCCCGGGGAACGGCCAACCCCTCTCGGTCGCGCACCTCGATTTCCACCATAGGAAGAGGCCGGGTACGGGTGGCCAGAATCCGACCGGCCTCCGCGGAAGTCGGGTCCACATGTTCAGGAACCGCCGAAATGCTCGCCCCCAACTGATCCGAACCGCCATAGATCAAACTGTAGGTTACACCCCGATCCCGGGCCGCCTGGGCGAGACCCGAAGAAAGCGGACTCCCACCGGTCAAAACCTTGAGCCCCAAAGGCTCGTCCCCCGCCGCATCCAACAGCATTTGCATTTGAGTGGGGACCATGTTGCTCCAAGTCACCCCTTCGCGACGAATCAGCGCAAGCTGTTCCGCAGGACCCGCCCGGCCGGGAAGCACCAGCTTCGCCCCCAGATAGGGAACGAATATCGCCGATCCCCAACCGTGAATATGGAAAAATGGAATCAAGGGCATAAACACGTCGCCGGTCCCCACCGACGCACCCGTCCGATACAAAGCGAGATGGTGGGCGATTTGCAACGAGGCCAGGATAACATCACGATGCCGATACATCAATCCCTTGGGCCGCCCCGTGGTCCCCGTGGTATAAAAAATCGAATACGGATCAGCCTCATCAATCCTATCCGCCCCGTCCGGCTCCACCAGGCGCCCCTCGGCCACCAACGCCTCATAGGTGAGAGCACCGTCTTCCGGATCAGCCCCGTCTCCCATCCACACCCACCGGGAAACGGTCGATCTCAACGGCCGGACCGCCTCAGCAAACCCTTCCCACGCGAAAATCCACTCGTCTTTGGCATGCCGGATGGTATGGGCAAGATCCTCAGCGGCTAGGCGAAAATTCAAAGTATGAATCACTGCACCGAGCATGGATAACGCATAGTGGAGCTCCAGATACCGATGGCTGTTCACGTCCAGCACCCCGACCACCGTCCCCCGGCCGACGCCCATGCGCCCCAGGCGATCCGCCAGCCGCACCACCCGATCGTACATCTGGGCATAGGGGAGCCGTACGTCCCCGCTGACAATCTCCGACTCCGGACGGCTGAGCAGCGTGTGCCGCAGCAGTTCATGAACGACGAGCTTCTTCATACTGGGCTGCACCTCCCCACACCTGAGGTTCCTGCAACGCCCAGGCGGGATACTCCTCGCCCCGCAAGAAGCGATGGGCATACAGCGTCGCCAACCGGCTGTACCGCTCACCGCCGGTCTCCGCCAACCGGTACAGCAGCGCCACCTGAGCGGCGTCAGCCATCTGGACCACCCAGTGTTTGGCATACCATTGCAACTCTTCAGGGTTCAGCCCCGCCGCATCTGTAAACACCTTCTCGATCGTTTCCCTCGCCCATCCGGCCTCGACCGTCCCCACCTTTTCCAGGATTGGGATAAATTCTGCCAAAAATCCTTCATGGGCATTCTTCTTTTGCACCGTCTCCAGAAGATCTAGAGCCTGGATATTGCTCGGCCCTTCCCAAATCGGCGTGATCAGCGCCTCCCGGTGCCACCGGGCCACAGCGTATTCCTCCAGGAACCCCAGGCCTCCGAACAGTTCCATCGCCAGCCGCGTGATCTCCGCCGCGTGGTCGGCCGTGCGATTTTTCGCCAAATGGCTGAGGAACCTGGCGTAGTGGTACGCCGGGGAATAGGGCGGTCGCTCGTGCCATGCCCGCTGAAAAGCCTCCACGGCGTGAAAGCCCAGGACCGTTCCCCCGACCAGTCGGACGGCCATGTCCACAAGGTCTCGTCGGACCAAGGGGTGGTCCTGCAGGGCCCGGCCGAAGGAGTGACGCCGGCGAACCCGCTCCATCACCTCGAGATGCGCTTTTTTGGCGATGCCCATGCCCGCCACGGCGTTCGCCAGCCGGGAGACCGTGAGATTCTCCAAAGTATAATAGATCCCTTCCTCCGCCCGGCCGACGAGATACGCCTCGCTATTCTCCAATTCCACTTCCCCGGAAGGTACCGCCCGGGTGGCACTCTTGTCCTTCAGGCGCCTGACCCGATAATTCAGTTCGCCGGCCCGGTTGAGCCGGGGGACGAGAAACAGGGCCAGTCCCTTTGGCCCCGCCGGAGCCCCTTCCGGCCGGGCCGTCACGATGGCGACATCGGTCAATCCGGCACCACTGGCAAAATATTTATCCCCTGTCAGCCGCCACACCTCTCCGTCCGGTCGGGCTACGGTGGTGTTGGCCCCCAGGTCGCTGCCCCCCTGGTTTTCAGTCATCCAAGTGGCGCCGAACATCTCCCCCGCCAAGAGCTTTTCTTTCCACTCCGCGTGCGCCGGAGCGTACTTGTGGATCGCATAAGCTGTTTGACCGGTGATGGTGATCACACAGTACAGCCCCGGATCCGCCAGAAGATATCCGAGCGCGTAGTGGTGATGCCACCCTCCACCCTCATAGGGGACGCGATTCATCGGGGCGATCTCTTTGAGCAATCGCGTCTCCACCGGGGACAGGCGAACCCGATCCACCCGCCTCCCGTCTAGGTCGTGCATCACGAGCACCGGGGGCGCATCGTGATCAATGTGGTAGATCGCTTCATACACATCGGCACCCGCTAACCCACCAAAAGATTCCAGTTCAGGTGCATACTCTTTCCAAGAAGGCCAATAGTGCGACAAAATCACCTGCAGATCTCGATCCTCCAACCAATGGTTGAGGCCGTACGCATAGGACTGATGCCTCATGATTCCGCTCCTCCCCGGATTTTTTCGGCAAGCAGGCGCTCCATCCTCGCCCGCAAATCCAGCAACTCTTCGCGAATCGCCTCAAGATCCCGAATCTGTGCCTCGATCTGGGCCAACTTCTCGTCCCCTTTTCGAATCACCTCCCGCAGCTGATACACTTCGGTGGGATCGAGATCGTACAAATCGAGCAACTCCTGAATCTCGTCCAAGTGAAAACCCAGTCGCCGCCCCCGCAGAATGAGTTGCAGCCTGACCCGATCCCGTTCGGAATACACCCGCCGAGAACCTTCCCGCTCCGGACGCAGTAATCCCAATTCCTCGTAATAACGGATGGTACGGGTGGTGGTGTCGTACATCTGGGCCAGATCCGAGATCGTATACTGCCGGGACACCGATCATTCCCCCTGGACTGTCACATTGTTCTGGTGTCGATTCTAACATAACGTTTACGGAAACGTCAATAACGCCGAAAACCGACCTACGGCCGGACATGAACCCCTGAGACATTGACCACCATAACTTTTTACGATAAAATAATTCAAACAACGATTCTGATTGTGGTATGGGGGGCTTTCGGGTGATCGATCGGGCAAAGTGGAGAGGGAAAGGGCCACAGGAACCAACTCGGACGGGCAAGAAATTGGAGATCCAATCATCTCCTGAAGTTACCGATCAGTTAACATTTCTCCATTTGTCCGCACGGGACTTGGAAACGGTGCGGGCTTTGAAAAGTGACATCAAGGCTGTTGTCCACGAGGTGGCTGCAGAGCATTATGATCGAATTGAAGAGATCCCGGAGTTGCAAGCGATCATGGACCGCCACAGCAACCGGGAACAACTGACGGGGACATTTGTTCATTATTTCACAAATTTATTTTCAATAGAAGACTTTGATGATAACTTCGTCAAAACCCGCCGAGCGATCGGACGGATTCACAGTCAAGTCCATCTCCCCGCCAAATGGTACATCGCCTCCTATATAAGACTTTACGAGCATCTCATCCCGCGATTGGTACATAGTCATTCCAGAAAGCCGGACCAATTGGCTGACATCTTGCTTTCTGTGTTAAAAGTGATCTCCTTTGACATGCAGTTGATTCTCGAAGCCTACGAGGAGGAGACCGAGTTCCGGTTCATCGATCACATCTCGGGCATTATGGAGTCGATTCTGAAGATTGACGGAACGGCGAACATCCTGGAGGCGTCTGCGACGTCAAAAAACCACGCCGAAGGGATCAGCGCCGCCGCCGAACAACTGACGGCATCCATTCGAGAGGTCGCCCAACAGGCTAGCCGGGTCGCCGACTATTCCGACCAGGTGATTCACCATGTGGAATCCGGCCGCCGCGTCATTCAGGAATCCCTCCAGGGTATGACAGATCTGGGGGAGTCGTTCAAAGCCGCCCGGGAGAAGATCGTCGGATTATCGAACGCTGCCGAGGACATTTCCCACATCGCCAGTCTCATCCGCAAGATCGCCGATCAGACGAACCTCTTGGCCCTAAACGCGGCCATCGAGGCGGCCCGGGCTGGCGATCACGGTCGGGGATTTGCGGTCGTTGCCTCCGAGGTGCGCACCCTGGCCGATCAGACGAAGGAGTCGATTCATCGGATCGCGGGGACTGTGGAACAAGTGCAACGGGAAACCCGGGCCGTTCGGGAGTTGGCTGACCAGGTCGTCGACAACCTCGGCCTCCGGGTGGCGCAATCCCGGGATGCGCTCCGGACCCTCGAGGAGATTGTCAGCCAGGTGGGACACATGGCGGAGTTTTTCAATGAAGTGGCGGCGACGACGGAAGAGCAGGCTGCAGCCACCGATGACATTGCCCTTCGCATCGATCACGTCCTGGGCGATGTGGCCCGCACCGATGATGAGGCGAACCGGATCGGAAATCAGATCCATGAAACCAGTGTTCAAGCCAATCGCCTGCGCCTCGAACTCATTGGCAACATCCCTCGTTTGGAAGACGCGCAGCTGGTCCGCGTGGTCATTACGGAACACCTGCTGTGGAAATGGTGGCTGTACAACATGATCCTCGGTTACCATGTGATCGATGAAAAAGAGTTGCTCGATCATCGCCGGTGCCGCCTGGGACAGTGGTACGAACAGGCCCGGAATCGGACGCCCTTGTCCTCCATGGATTCTTTCCGGGCCATTGAAGAACCCCACATCCAGGTGCATCGGCTCGC
This region includes:
- a CDS encoding methyl-accepting chemotaxis protein; the protein is MIDRAKWRGKGPQEPTRTGKKLEIQSSPEVTDQLTFLHLSARDLETVRALKSDIKAVVHEVAAEHYDRIEEIPELQAIMDRHSNREQLTGTFVHYFTNLFSIEDFDDNFVKTRRAIGRIHSQVHLPAKWYIASYIRLYEHLIPRLVHSHSRKPDQLADILLSVLKVISFDMQLILEAYEEETEFRFIDHISGIMESILKIDGTANILEASATSKNHAEGISAAAEQLTASIREVAQQASRVADYSDQVIHHVESGRRVIQESLQGMTDLGESFKAAREKIVGLSNAAEDISHIASLIRKIADQTNLLALNAAIEAARAGDHGRGFAVVASEVRTLADQTKESIHRIAGTVEQVQRETRAVRELADQVVDNLGLRVAQSRDALRTLEEIVSQVGHMAEFFNEVAATTEEQAAATDDIALRIDHVLGDVARTDDEANRIGNQIHETSVQANRLRLELIGNIPRLEDAQLVRVVITEHLLWKWWLYNMILGYHVIDEKELLDHRRCRLGQWYEQARNRTPLSSMDSFRAIEEPHIQVHRLAEEIHRLIRAGETVKARSRLADLERASQKVVGHLRQLLQDLKTGKAQTLHAAVSGADTR
- a CDS encoding acyl-CoA dehydrogenase family protein, which encodes MRHQSYAYGLNHWLEDRDLQVILSHYWPSWKEYAPELESFGGLAGADVYEAIYHIDHDAPPVLVMHDLDGRRVDRVRLSPVETRLLKEIAPMNRVPYEGGGWHHHYALGYLLADPGLYCVITITGQTAYAIHKYAPAHAEWKEKLLAGEMFGATWMTENQGGSDLGANTTVARPDGEVWRLTGDKYFASGAGLTDVAIVTARPEGAPAGPKGLALFLVPRLNRAGELNYRVRRLKDKSATRAVPSGEVELENSEAYLVGRAEEGIYYTLENLTVSRLANAVAGMGIAKKAHLEVMERVRRRHSFGRALQDHPLVRRDLVDMAVRLVGGTVLGFHAVEAFQRAWHERPPYSPAYHYARFLSHLAKNRTADHAAEITRLAMELFGGLGFLEEYAVARWHREALITPIWEGPSNIQALDLLETVQKKNAHEGFLAEFIPILEKVGTVEAGWARETIEKVFTDAAGLNPEELQWYAKHWVVQMADAAQVALLYRLAETGGERYSRLATLYAHRFLRGEEYPAWALQEPQVWGGAAQYEEARRS
- a CDS encoding MerR family transcriptional regulator: MSRQYTISDLAQMYDTTTRTIRYYEELGLLRPEREGSRRVYSERDRVRLQLILRGRRLGFHLDEIQELLDLYDLDPTEVYQLREVIRKGDEKLAQIEAQIRDLEAIREELLDLRARMERLLAEKIRGGAES
- a CDS encoding thioesterase family protein produces the protein MADIGLSDSVFIVKENTVYPTELARGPWDPNAQHGGAPAGLFAQLIERAAEPQRVVRLTVELLRPVPLCPLTYHVTGAAGRSVGRWTASLSAGDREVARAYALTGRIDPEGVILPRADEGEPNDQLPFPENGPAFRIPGMPEQRSFYCTAMEARLVTGSVTEPGPAAVWFRLRHPLTNGDPLTPMGRAAASADFGNGISWVLPFDQYVYTNADLTVSLFRMPMGEWIGVDARTRIDLPGIGVTSTKLYDRQGLVGFAHQTLVVRRR
- a CDS encoding AMP-binding protein, whose amino-acid sequence is MKKLVVHELLRHTLLSRPESEIVSGDVRLPYAQMYDRVVRLADRLGRMGVGRGTVVGVLDVNSHRYLELHYALSMLGAVIHTLNFRLAAEDLAHTIRHAKDEWIFAWEGFAEAVRPLRSTVSRWVWMGDGADPEDGALTYEALVAEGRLVEPDGADRIDEADPYSIFYTTGTTGRPKGLMYRHRDVILASLQIAHHLALYRTGASVGTGDVFMPLIPFFHIHGWGSAIFVPYLGAKLVLPGRAGPAEQLALIRREGVTWSNMVPTQMQMLLDAAGDEPLGLKVLTGGSPLSSGLAQAARDRGVTYSLIYGGSDQLGASISAVPEHVDPTSAEAGRILATRTRPLPMVEIEVRDREGLAVPRDGKTIGEVWVRSPWLPQGYYNDPERTRESYVDGWFRSGDLAVLEDDRTLYVVDREKDAVKSGGEWIPCGVLESLLSEHPKVIEAVVVAKPDERWGERPLAVIRPRTPIFPEELRAYLGGLVDAGKLTKFWVPDDFVFLDNLPVTSAGKVHKVSLRKMLGLA